A single genomic interval of Amycolatopsis albispora harbors:
- a CDS encoding DNA-methyltransferase codes for MPQPYFHNHGITLYTGDATTVMARLPERSVDCVVTSPPYWGLRDYGTGRWTGGDPTCAHQVPAQRHLNRQRCHRCGARREDQQHGLEPTPQDYIDRLLAVFSELARVLADTGTVWLNLGDSYSAEPPGKAAEPMRASTLSGRGAAAPLRESVRRADVRRTRSLPRKNLVGMPWRVAFALQADGWILRNAIVWHKPNAMPESVRDRLSNRYEMVFLLTTQQRYFFNLDAIREPLARPEALGEGIVIGGQNKGRDGGIGATERRRGRSIYGKYDHAEPFASRPHGQAMRPTGTRHTTGHPHGKNPGDVWSIATRPLREAHFAAFPIDLPHRCITASCPDGGTVLDPFSGAATTGIAARQLGRSYIGIDLNPEFHDIGLRRLGLDPASEGAAA; via the coding sequence ATGCCCCAGCCCTACTTCCACAACCACGGCATCACGCTCTACACCGGCGACGCCACCACGGTCATGGCCAGGTTGCCCGAACGCTCGGTGGACTGCGTCGTCACCAGCCCGCCCTACTGGGGCCTGCGCGACTACGGCACCGGCCGCTGGACCGGCGGCGACCCGACTTGCGCACACCAGGTTCCAGCCCAACGCCACCTCAACCGGCAGCGGTGCCACCGTTGCGGAGCCCGCCGCGAGGACCAGCAACACGGTCTGGAACCCACACCGCAGGACTACATCGACCGGCTGCTCGCCGTGTTCAGCGAGCTGGCCCGAGTCCTGGCCGACACCGGCACGGTCTGGCTGAACCTCGGCGATTCCTACTCCGCTGAACCACCAGGAAAGGCCGCCGAGCCGATGCGCGCCAGCACCCTGTCCGGCCGCGGCGCGGCCGCTCCGCTCCGCGAATCCGTACGCCGCGCCGACGTCCGCCGCACACGGTCGCTGCCTCGGAAGAACCTCGTCGGCATGCCCTGGCGCGTGGCTTTCGCGCTACAGGCCGACGGCTGGATCCTGCGCAACGCCATCGTCTGGCACAAACCCAACGCCATGCCCGAATCCGTCCGCGACCGGCTGTCCAACCGATACGAGATGGTCTTCCTGCTCACCACACAGCAGCGCTACTTCTTCAACCTCGACGCCATCCGGGAACCACTGGCCCGACCAGAAGCCCTTGGCGAGGGCATCGTCATCGGCGGCCAGAACAAGGGCCGCGACGGTGGAATCGGGGCAACCGAACGACGCCGCGGACGCAGCATCTACGGCAAATACGACCACGCCGAACCATTCGCCAGCCGACCACACGGCCAGGCGATGCGACCCACCGGAACCCGGCACACCACCGGCCACCCGCACGGCAAGAACCCCGGCGACGTGTGGTCAATTGCCACCCGCCCCCTGCGCGAAGCGCACTTCGCCGCATTTCCCATCGACCTCCCACACCGGTGCATCACCGCCAGCTGCCCGGATGGCGGCACCGTGCTCGACCCGTTCAGCGGCGCCGCCACCACCGGCATCGCCGCCCGCCAACTCGGCCGCTCCTACATCGGCATCGACCTCAACCCTGAATTCCACGACATCGGCTTGCGCCGGCTCGGCCTGGATCCGGCGAGCGAAGGCGCGGCGGCCTGA
- a CDS encoding DNA methyltransferase translates to MPDLDPHTPSAGAPALTSVWPTGHTSLATQLNDGGYHTATSTDLALMPPAIARHAITAFTPPGGIVLDPDCGAGTTIVEALRAGRHAIGLTRQRRWWRLARANVTATKARGAFTDGMVLVLDRRPSTAAAAATAGLTGRIDLMLTTLHPVADDVTDSLDRLETLLVQYRPLLRPGGHLVLTCSPRRHPTQHDLLDITSPITDAATAVGLAPAARCLALTAQIRSGRVYTRATLDERRAATRAEHARGHPVALPAHHTALVFRADPEAADPALTQPMPPVPAGTRKTRRAQTAKPELTAA, encoded by the coding sequence ATGCCTGACCTCGACCCGCACACCCCGTCGGCCGGTGCACCGGCGCTGACCTCGGTCTGGCCGACCGGCCACACCAGCCTGGCGACCCAGCTCAACGACGGCGGCTACCACACCGCCACCAGCACCGACCTCGCCCTCATGCCGCCGGCCATCGCCCGCCACGCCATCACGGCGTTCACCCCGCCCGGCGGCATCGTGCTCGACCCCGACTGCGGCGCCGGAACCACCATCGTCGAAGCACTGCGCGCCGGACGACACGCGATCGGACTGACCCGCCAGCGCCGATGGTGGCGCCTCGCCCGCGCCAACGTCACCGCCACCAAAGCCCGCGGCGCCTTCACCGACGGCATGGTCCTTGTTCTCGACCGTCGTCCCAGCACAGCCGCGGCCGCGGCAACAGCCGGGCTGACCGGGCGCATCGACCTCATGCTGACCACGCTGCACCCCGTCGCCGACGACGTCACCGACTCGCTGGACCGGCTCGAGACCCTGCTGGTGCAGTACCGGCCGCTCCTCCGCCCCGGCGGCCACCTGGTCCTCACCTGCTCACCGCGCCGGCACCCCACCCAGCACGACCTCCTCGACATCACCAGCCCGATCACCGACGCCGCCACCGCTGTAGGGCTTGCACCGGCGGCACGTTGTCTCGCCCTCACCGCCCAAATCCGAAGTGGACGCGTGTACACCCGGGCCACCCTCGACGAACGACGCGCCGCCACCCGGGCCGAACACGCTCGCGGCCACCCTGTCGCACTTCCGGCGCACCACACCGCACTCGTCTTCCGCGCCGACCCCGAAGCCGCCGATCCGGCGCTGACCCAGCCAATGCCACCCGTGCCCGCAGGGACGAGGAAGACCAGACGGGCTCAAACAGCGAAGCCGGAATTGACCGCGGCCTAG
- a CDS encoding pilin — protein MAAAALLGALVLSTATADSAQGATQVVALAQTVTEVFDNIRNWLVGILAGLATVFLTVGGVRYLMAGGDPGEVEKAKQAFKSAGWGYGLAALAPLVVEILRGIVGA, from the coding sequence ATGGCCGCCGCGGCCCTGCTCGGCGCGCTTGTGCTGAGCACCGCGACCGCCGACTCGGCACAGGGGGCCACGCAGGTTGTGGCGCTCGCGCAGACGGTCACGGAGGTCTTCGACAACATCCGCAACTGGCTGGTCGGGATCCTGGCAGGGCTGGCGACGGTGTTCCTGACCGTCGGCGGGGTCCGCTACCTGATGGCCGGGGGCGACCCCGGCGAAGTCGAGAAGGCGAAGCAAGCCTTCAAGTCGGCTGGGTGGGGGTACGGGCTGGCGGCGTTGGCGCCGCTCGTGGTCGAGATCCTGCGCGGGATTGTCGGGGCCTGA